One genomic segment of Paenibacillus xylanexedens includes these proteins:
- a CDS encoding helix-turn-helix transcriptional regulator has product MQKPLEHYLCGKFISDGNWSHMRRSMPVHEIILMLEGEMYIAEEEEQYVVRANDLLFLRAGRTHYGYQISDTPVSFYWVHYDAVQAEFSLFRTHATIQVPSMANQLFKQLLHVSSFSTEEANAALLLLFKELERNIEADYRPHNAIVDHICKWVDIHLHTNITVSQIAENFNFNKDYISKMVKREKGTGLKTYILTERIRRAKQLLLNTNASVKEIAGQCGFSDYKLFLRMFKQYEGNTPTEYRNHLYSTQLNR; this is encoded by the coding sequence ATGCAAAAGCCACTGGAACATTACCTGTGCGGCAAGTTCATATCCGACGGCAACTGGAGCCACATGAGACGCAGCATGCCCGTTCACGAGATCATTTTGATGCTGGAAGGTGAGATGTACATCGCGGAAGAAGAGGAACAATATGTAGTTCGTGCCAACGATCTGTTGTTTCTGCGCGCCGGTCGCACCCATTACGGCTACCAGATCAGCGACACACCCGTCAGTTTCTACTGGGTTCACTATGATGCCGTGCAGGCAGAATTCAGCCTCTTTAGGACACATGCCACCATTCAGGTACCTTCCATGGCCAATCAGTTATTCAAGCAATTGCTGCATGTGTCATCCTTTTCAACGGAGGAAGCCAATGCTGCTTTGTTATTGTTGTTCAAAGAGCTGGAACGCAATATAGAGGCCGATTATCGCCCGCACAATGCGATTGTGGACCATATCTGCAAGTGGGTGGATATTCATCTGCATACAAACATCACAGTGAGTCAGATTGCAGAAAATTTTAATTTTAACAAAGACTATATTTCCAAAATGGTGAAACGTGAGAAAGGTACTGGACTCAAAACCTATATCCTCACAGAACGTATTCGCCGGGCGAAACAGCTGCTGCTGAACACCAATGCCAGTGTAAAAGAAATTGCCGGACAATGCGGCTTCTCCGACTACAAGCTGTTCCTGCGCATGTTCAAGCAATACGAAGGCAATACGCCAACCGAATATCGCAATCATCTGTATTCCACACAGCTCAATCGCTGA